One window of Opisthocomus hoazin isolate bOpiHoa1 chromosome 13, bOpiHoa1.hap1, whole genome shotgun sequence genomic DNA carries:
- the P2RX7 gene encoding P2X purinoceptor 7 isoform X2 yields the protein MGACGWRECLTEYDSPKYIRIQSATYGSLKCFLYITVALSICCIVIIYRLYEVTDEVNSSVRTSVKGVAYANTRIWDTAEYTIPMQAMNSFFVITNMIMTENQVQQECPEYPFAKAICSSDKSCEKGSVDIHSNGIQTGRCVNYNATVKTCEVTAWCPVESMGNPPEPAVLRSSEDFTVLIKNNILFPKFNYTVRNMPPNLNTSCTYNKKTNPLCPIFHLGDILHEAKENFSEMAVKGGIIAFEINWDCNLDSWFYDCSPKYGFRRLDDKKIKPGFHFRYARYYKRSNGEEQRTLFKVYGIRKFDGIELLKNIGSMISYFGLVASAIEIAICVHNCSICGQSPFYKIYNRKKYDTVLNPRQVMYVSYVDEPHITLIKKPLETSLQHTQGSSVESHPVKFCDADSYCTSEPDMNHDNEEHELRQPLGQGASSPGCQKWCCCGKCQPAQKYHEQLCCRRKKGQCITTSEGFQQLVLSSHTLKKALLYKDPFLDLTSGDINNQLRHLAYKQYIHWRFGSFDLEDRAVIPSCCRWKIRDTYPKADSNYTGFEME from the exons ATGGGTGCGTGTGGCTGGCGGGAATGCCTGACTGAGTACGACTCTCCAAAATACATACGCATTCAGAGTGCTACATATGGATCCCTGAAATGCTTCCTTTACATAACTGTTGCTCTGTCTATTTG TTGTATAGTCATCATTTACAGACTCTATGAGGTGACGGATGAAGTTAACAGCTCAGTTCGCACCAGTGTGAAGGGAGTGGCTTACGCAAACACCAGGATCTGGGATACAGCAGAATACACTATACCAATGCAGGCAA TGAACTCTTTTTTCGTGATAACCAACATGATTATGACAGAGAACCAGGTTCAGCAGGAGTGCCCTGAG TATCCCTTCGCCAAAGCTATCTGCTCTTCAGACAAGTCCTGTGAAAAAGGGAGTGTAGACATCCACAGTAATG GAATTCAAACAGGAAGATGTGTGAATTATAATGCAACTGTTAAAACCTGTGAGGTCACGGCATGGTGCCCTGTGGAATCCATGGGAAACCCCCCTGA GCCTGCTGTTCTGAGGAGTTCTGAAGACTTCACTGTGCTAATAAAGAACAACATTCTCTTCCCCAAATTTAATTACACTGT ACGAAATATGCCACCAAATTTAAATACTTCCTGCACATACAACAAGAAAACTAACCCACTCTGTCCAATTTTCCATCTGGGAGATATCCTTCATGAAGCAAAAGAGAATTTTTCTGAGATGGCAGTAAAG GGAGGAATCATTGCCTTTGAGATTAACTGGGACTGTAACTTGGACAGCTGGTTTTACGATTGCAGTCCAAAGTATGGTTTCCGCCGCCTTgatgacaaaaaaataaagcctGGATTCCACTTCAG ATACGCCAGGTACTACAAGCGATCAAATGGGGAGGAGCAGAGAACCCTTTTCAAAGTCTACGGAATACG AAAATTTGACGGCATTGAACTCCTTAAAAACATTGGATCCATGATCTCCTATTTTGGTTTG GTTGCGAGTGCCATCGAAATTGCTATTTGTGTACATAATTGCTCCATCTGCGGCCAATCACCATTCTACAAAATTTACAACAGGAAAAAGTATGATACTGTGCTGAATCCAAGACAG GTGATGTATGTGTCCTATGTTGACGAGCCACACATTACCTTGATAAAGAAGCCACTGGAAACAAGCTTGCAGCACACTCAAGGCAGCAGCGTGGAG AGCCACCCTGTGAAATTCTGTGATGCTGACAGCTACTGTACCAGCGAGCCCGACATGAACCACGATAATGAAGAACATGAGCTGAGGCAACCTCTTGGACAAGGGgcctcttccccaggctgccaAAAGTGGTGCTGCTGTGGCAAGTGCCAGCCAGCACAGAAGTACcacgagcagctctgctgccgaaGGAAAAAAGGGCAGTGCATCACAACCTCTGAGGGTTTTCAGCAGCTGGTGCTGTCCAGTCACACTCTGAAGAAAGCTCTTCTCTACAAAGACCCCTTTCTGGACCTGACGAGTGGCGATATCAACAACCAGCTGCGTCACCTTGCTTATAAGCAGTACATTCACTGGCGCTTTGGCTCTtttgatctggaagacagagccGTCATCCCAAGCTGCTGCAGATGGAAAATTAGAGATACTTATCCCAAAGCAGACAGCAACTATACTGGTTTTGAGATGGAATGA
- the P2RX7 gene encoding P2X purinoceptor 7 isoform X1 codes for MGACGWRECLTEYDSPKYIRIQSATYGSLKCFLYITVALSICCIVIIYRLYEVTDEVNSSVRTSVKGVAYANTRIWDTAEYTIPMQAMNSFFVITNMIMTENQVQQECPEYPFAKAICSSDKSCEKGSVDIHSNGIQTGRCVNYNATVKTCEVTAWCPVESMGNPPEPAVLRSSEDFTVLIKNNILFPKFNYTVRNMPPNLNTSCTYNKKTNPLCPIFHLGDILHEAKENFSEMAVKGGIIAFEINWDCNLDSWFYDCSPKYGFRRLDDKKIKPGFHFRYARYYKRSNGEEQRTLFKVYGIRFDVLVFGTGRKFDGIELLKNIGSMISYFGLVASAIEIAICVHNCSICGQSPFYKIYNRKKYDTVLNPRQVMYVSYVDEPHITLIKKPLETSLQHTQGSSVESHPVKFCDADSYCTSEPDMNHDNEEHELRQPLGQGASSPGCQKWCCCGKCQPAQKYHEQLCCRRKKGQCITTSEGFQQLVLSSHTLKKALLYKDPFLDLTSGDINNQLRHLAYKQYIHWRFGSFDLEDRAVIPSCCRWKIRDTYPKADSNYTGFEME; via the exons ATGGGTGCGTGTGGCTGGCGGGAATGCCTGACTGAGTACGACTCTCCAAAATACATACGCATTCAGAGTGCTACATATGGATCCCTGAAATGCTTCCTTTACATAACTGTTGCTCTGTCTATTTG TTGTATAGTCATCATTTACAGACTCTATGAGGTGACGGATGAAGTTAACAGCTCAGTTCGCACCAGTGTGAAGGGAGTGGCTTACGCAAACACCAGGATCTGGGATACAGCAGAATACACTATACCAATGCAGGCAA TGAACTCTTTTTTCGTGATAACCAACATGATTATGACAGAGAACCAGGTTCAGCAGGAGTGCCCTGAG TATCCCTTCGCCAAAGCTATCTGCTCTTCAGACAAGTCCTGTGAAAAAGGGAGTGTAGACATCCACAGTAATG GAATTCAAACAGGAAGATGTGTGAATTATAATGCAACTGTTAAAACCTGTGAGGTCACGGCATGGTGCCCTGTGGAATCCATGGGAAACCCCCCTGA GCCTGCTGTTCTGAGGAGTTCTGAAGACTTCACTGTGCTAATAAAGAACAACATTCTCTTCCCCAAATTTAATTACACTGT ACGAAATATGCCACCAAATTTAAATACTTCCTGCACATACAACAAGAAAACTAACCCACTCTGTCCAATTTTCCATCTGGGAGATATCCTTCATGAAGCAAAAGAGAATTTTTCTGAGATGGCAGTAAAG GGAGGAATCATTGCCTTTGAGATTAACTGGGACTGTAACTTGGACAGCTGGTTTTACGATTGCAGTCCAAAGTATGGTTTCCGCCGCCTTgatgacaaaaaaataaagcctGGATTCCACTTCAG ATACGCCAGGTACTACAAGCGATCAAATGGGGAGGAGCAGAGAACCCTTTTCAAAGTCTACGGAATACGGTTTGATGTCCTTGTCTTCGGCACA GGTAGAAAATTTGACGGCATTGAACTCCTTAAAAACATTGGATCCATGATCTCCTATTTTGGTTTG GTTGCGAGTGCCATCGAAATTGCTATTTGTGTACATAATTGCTCCATCTGCGGCCAATCACCATTCTACAAAATTTACAACAGGAAAAAGTATGATACTGTGCTGAATCCAAGACAG GTGATGTATGTGTCCTATGTTGACGAGCCACACATTACCTTGATAAAGAAGCCACTGGAAACAAGCTTGCAGCACACTCAAGGCAGCAGCGTGGAG AGCCACCCTGTGAAATTCTGTGATGCTGACAGCTACTGTACCAGCGAGCCCGACATGAACCACGATAATGAAGAACATGAGCTGAGGCAACCTCTTGGACAAGGGgcctcttccccaggctgccaAAAGTGGTGCTGCTGTGGCAAGTGCCAGCCAGCACAGAAGTACcacgagcagctctgctgccgaaGGAAAAAAGGGCAGTGCATCACAACCTCTGAGGGTTTTCAGCAGCTGGTGCTGTCCAGTCACACTCTGAAGAAAGCTCTTCTCTACAAAGACCCCTTTCTGGACCTGACGAGTGGCGATATCAACAACCAGCTGCGTCACCTTGCTTATAAGCAGTACATTCACTGGCGCTTTGGCTCTtttgatctggaagacagagccGTCATCCCAAGCTGCTGCAGATGGAAAATTAGAGATACTTATCCCAAAGCAGACAGCAACTATACTGGTTTTGAGATGGAATGA
- the P2RX4 gene encoding P2X purinoceptor 4 isoform X2 — protein MASCGALRSFLFEYDTPRIVLIRSRKVGLINRALQLAILAYVIGWVFLWEKGYQETDSVVSSVTTKVKGVALTNTSALGARIWDVADYVIPPQEENTVFVMTNAILTLNQRQGRCPELPDDNTECKVKNDCIPGYVSTHSNGVQTGECVPYNNSIKTCEVFAWCPVEDDYHIPKPAFLQEAENFTILVKNNIWYPKFNFSKRNILPTISSTYLKNCVYDSQTDPFCPIFRLGKIVEAAGQDFQEVAVEGGVMALQINWDCNLDRAASHCVPKYSFRRLDNKDSAHTVSPGYNFRFAKYYMDSNGTESRTLVKAYGIRLDVIVFGKAGKFDVIPTMINIGSGLALFGVATVLCDIVVLYCMKKKYYYREKKYKYVEDYELVSISEGRMKAKLLPPLLPERF, from the exons ATGGCGTCGTGCGGGGCTTTGCGCAGCTTCCTCTTCGAGTACGACACCCCTCGCATCGTCCTGATCCGCAGCCGCAAAGTGGGGCTCATCAACCGCGCCCTCCAGCTCGCCATCCTCGCCTACGTGATCGG CTGGGTCTTTTTGTGGGAGAAGGGCTACCAGGAAACAGactctgtggtcagttccgtaaCCACGAAGGTGAAGGGGGTAGCGCTGACGAACACATCCGCCCTGGGAGCCAGGATCTGGGACGTGGCTGACTATGTCATCCCGCCTCAG GAGGAGAACACTGTGTTTGTCATGACCAATGCGATACTCACACTGAACCAGCGCCAAGGCCGCTGCCCAGAG cttccaGATGATAACACAGAGTGCAAGGTGAAGAACGACTGTATTCCAGGATATGTCAGCACCCACAGCAATG GCGTCCAGACAGGGGAGTGTGTACCGTACAACAACAGCATTAAGACCTGTGAAGTCTTTGCATGGTGCCCTGTGGAGGATGACTATCATATACCCAA GCCTGCGTTCCTGCAAGAAGCCGAGAACTTCACCATTCTAGTGAAGAACAACATTTGGTACCCCAAGTTCAACTTCAGCAA GCGAAACATCCTCCCCACTATCAGCTCCACCTACCTCAAGAACTGCGTCTACGACTCCCAGACAGATCCCTTCTGCCCTATCTTTCGTTTGGGGAAAATAGTCGAAGCTGCAGGGCAGGACTTCCAGGAAGTGGCTGTGGAG GGCGGAGTCATGGCGCTGCAGATCAACTGGGACTGCAACCTggacagagctgcttcccactgTGTGCCAAAGTACTCCTTCCGACGCCTTGACAACAAGGACTCTGCCCACACTGTCTCGCCTGGCTACAACTTCAG GTTTGCAAAATACTACATGGATAGTAATGGCACTGAATCACGGACGCTTGTGAAAGCTTATGGCATCCGCTTGGATGTCATAGTGTTTGGAAAG GCAGGAAAATTTGATGTAATTCCTACCATGATCAACATCGGCTCTGGCTTAGCGCTGTTTGGCGTG GCAACAGTGCTGTGTGACATTGTTGTTCTGTATTGCATGAAGAAGAAATACTACTATCGGGAGaagaaatacaaatatgtggAAGATTATGAACTGGTAAGCATCAGTGAAGGCAGAATGAAGGCAAAGTtgcttcctcctctgctgccgGAGAGATTCTGA
- the P2RX4 gene encoding P2X purinoceptor 4 isoform X3, whose translation MASCGALRSFLFEYDTPRIVLIRSRKVGLINRALQLAILAYVIGWVFLWEKGYQETDSVVSSVTTKVKGVALTNTSALGARIWDVADYVIPPQEENTVFVMTNAILTLNQRQGRCPELPDDNTECKVKNDCIPGYVSTHSNGVQTGECVPYNNSIKTCEVFAWCPVEDDYHIPKPAFLQEAENFTILVKNNIWYPKFNFSKRNILPTISSTYLKNCVYDSQTDPFCPIFRLGKIVEAAGQDFQEVAVEGGVMALQINWDCNLDRAASHCVPKYSFRRLDNKDSAHTVSPGYNFRFAKYYMDSNGTESRTLVKAYGIRLDVIVFGKAGKFDVIPTMINIGSGLALFGVATVLCDIVVLYCMKKKYYYREKKYKYVEDYELGVGETYGTNS comes from the exons ATGGCGTCGTGCGGGGCTTTGCGCAGCTTCCTCTTCGAGTACGACACCCCTCGCATCGTCCTGATCCGCAGCCGCAAAGTGGGGCTCATCAACCGCGCCCTCCAGCTCGCCATCCTCGCCTACGTGATCGG CTGGGTCTTTTTGTGGGAGAAGGGCTACCAGGAAACAGactctgtggtcagttccgtaaCCACGAAGGTGAAGGGGGTAGCGCTGACGAACACATCCGCCCTGGGAGCCAGGATCTGGGACGTGGCTGACTATGTCATCCCGCCTCAG GAGGAGAACACTGTGTTTGTCATGACCAATGCGATACTCACACTGAACCAGCGCCAAGGCCGCTGCCCAGAG cttccaGATGATAACACAGAGTGCAAGGTGAAGAACGACTGTATTCCAGGATATGTCAGCACCCACAGCAATG GCGTCCAGACAGGGGAGTGTGTACCGTACAACAACAGCATTAAGACCTGTGAAGTCTTTGCATGGTGCCCTGTGGAGGATGACTATCATATACCCAA GCCTGCGTTCCTGCAAGAAGCCGAGAACTTCACCATTCTAGTGAAGAACAACATTTGGTACCCCAAGTTCAACTTCAGCAA GCGAAACATCCTCCCCACTATCAGCTCCACCTACCTCAAGAACTGCGTCTACGACTCCCAGACAGATCCCTTCTGCCCTATCTTTCGTTTGGGGAAAATAGTCGAAGCTGCAGGGCAGGACTTCCAGGAAGTGGCTGTGGAG GGCGGAGTCATGGCGCTGCAGATCAACTGGGACTGCAACCTggacagagctgcttcccactgTGTGCCAAAGTACTCCTTCCGACGCCTTGACAACAAGGACTCTGCCCACACTGTCTCGCCTGGCTACAACTTCAG GTTTGCAAAATACTACATGGATAGTAATGGCACTGAATCACGGACGCTTGTGAAAGCTTATGGCATCCGCTTGGATGTCATAGTGTTTGGAAAG GCAGGAAAATTTGATGTAATTCCTACCATGATCAACATCGGCTCTGGCTTAGCGCTGTTTGGCGTG GCAACAGTGCTGTGTGACATTGTTGTTCTGTATTGCATGAAGAAGAAATACTACTATCGGGAGaagaaatacaaatatgtggAAGATTATGAACTG GGAGTTGGTGAGACATACGGAACAAACTCCTGA
- the P2RX4 gene encoding P2X purinoceptor 4 isoform X1, producing MASCGALRSFLFEYDTPRIVLIRSRKVGLINRALQLAILAYVIGWVFLWEKGYQETDSVVSSVTTKVKGVALTNTSALGARIWDVADYVIPPQEENTVFVMTNAILTLNQRQGRCPELPDDNTECKVKNDCIPGYVSTHSNGVQTGECVPYNNSIKTCEVFAWCPVEDDYHIPKPAFLQEAENFTILVKNNIWYPKFNFSKRNILPTISSTYLKNCVYDSQTDPFCPIFRLGKIVEAAGQDFQEVAVEGGVMALQINWDCNLDRAASHCVPKYSFRRLDNKDSAHTVSPGYNFRPWCSLLPTLPLLFRPLFCFLLA from the exons ATGGCGTCGTGCGGGGCTTTGCGCAGCTTCCTCTTCGAGTACGACACCCCTCGCATCGTCCTGATCCGCAGCCGCAAAGTGGGGCTCATCAACCGCGCCCTCCAGCTCGCCATCCTCGCCTACGTGATCGG CTGGGTCTTTTTGTGGGAGAAGGGCTACCAGGAAACAGactctgtggtcagttccgtaaCCACGAAGGTGAAGGGGGTAGCGCTGACGAACACATCCGCCCTGGGAGCCAGGATCTGGGACGTGGCTGACTATGTCATCCCGCCTCAG GAGGAGAACACTGTGTTTGTCATGACCAATGCGATACTCACACTGAACCAGCGCCAAGGCCGCTGCCCAGAG cttccaGATGATAACACAGAGTGCAAGGTGAAGAACGACTGTATTCCAGGATATGTCAGCACCCACAGCAATG GCGTCCAGACAGGGGAGTGTGTACCGTACAACAACAGCATTAAGACCTGTGAAGTCTTTGCATGGTGCCCTGTGGAGGATGACTATCATATACCCAA GCCTGCGTTCCTGCAAGAAGCCGAGAACTTCACCATTCTAGTGAAGAACAACATTTGGTACCCCAAGTTCAACTTCAGCAA GCGAAACATCCTCCCCACTATCAGCTCCACCTACCTCAAGAACTGCGTCTACGACTCCCAGACAGATCCCTTCTGCCCTATCTTTCGTTTGGGGAAAATAGTCGAAGCTGCAGGGCAGGACTTCCAGGAAGTGGCTGTGGAG GGCGGAGTCATGGCGCTGCAGATCAACTGGGACTGCAACCTggacagagctgcttcccactgTGTGCCAAAGTACTCCTTCCGACGCCTTGACAACAAGGACTCTGCCCACACTGTCTCGCCTGGCTACAACTTCAG ACCGTGGTGCAGCCTCTTACCaacccttcctcttctcttccgccctcttttctgcttcctcctggctTAG